From the Rhinolophus sinicus isolate RSC01 linkage group LG02, ASM3656204v1, whole genome shotgun sequence genome, one window contains:
- the TMEM52B gene encoding transmembrane protein 52B, with amino-acid sequence MKGKGKTTENKAQGNKKREREKRKMNLLLRKVSLLQSSRSRNQTWHRAWKGGNRPQCVVLEKQEFNPMGIRAPAVMASALVCFMQLPWARCEENCVSPAHCLTTDWVHLWYIWLLVVIGALLLLCGLTSVCFRCCLSRQQNGEDEDRPPYEVTVIAFDHDSTLQSTITSLQSVFGPAARRILAVAHSHSSLGQLPSSLDTLPGYEEALHMSRFTVARCGQKAPDLPPVPEEKQLPPMEKEVPQVEHSSN; translated from the exons atgaaagggaagggaaagaccACAGAAAATAAAGCCCAGGGgaataagaagagagaaagagagaaaaggaaaatgaatttattgCTCAGAAAAGTTTCTCTCCTTCAGTCCTCTAGGTCAAGAAATCAGACATGGCACAGAGCATGGAAAGGAGGTAACAGACCCCAGTGTGTGGTCCTGGAGAAGCAGGAGTTCAATCCAATGGGAATACGAGCCCCTGCAGTGATGGCTTCTGCCCTGGTGTGTTTCATGCAG CTTCCTTGGGCAAGATGTGAGGAGAACTGTGTCAGTCCTGCGCA TTGCCTGACCACAGATTGGGTACATCTCTGGTATATATG GTTGCTGGTGGTGATTGGCGCTTTGCTTCTACTATGTGGCTTGACTTCTGTGTGTTTCCGCTGCTGTCTGAGTCGCCAGCAAAATGGGGAAGACGAGGACCGGCCACCATATGAAGTGACAGTCATAGCTTTTGATCATGACAGCACTCTCCAAAGCACAATCACTT CCCTGCAGTCAGTATTTGGCCCTGCGGCTCGGAGAATCCTGGCGGTGGCTCACTCTCACAGTTCCCTGGGCCAGCTGCCCTCGTCTTTGGACACCCTCCCCGGGTATGAGGAAGCTCTTCACATGAGTCGCTTCACGGTTGCAAGATGTGGGCAGAAAGCACCTGATCTGCCCCCGGTGCCAGAAGAAAAGCAGCTGCCTCCAATGGAGAAAGAGGTTCCTCAAGTAGAACACTCTTCAAATTGA
- the OLR1 gene encoding oxidized low-density lipoprotein receptor 1, translated as MELHYQNLHLQEALKKAANFSGPCPQDWLWHEEHCYRFSSSSFNWERSQENCLSLDAQMLKINSTDDLEFIKQASAHSNFPFWTGLSQRKPSYAWLWEDGSPLMSHVFRLQGAVFQKYPSGTCAYIQRGAVFADNCILNAFSICQKKATLLRAQ; from the exons ATGGAACTTCACTACCAGAACCTGCATCTTCAAGAAGCTCTGAAGAAAGCAGCAAATTTTTCAG GTCCTTGTCCGCAAGACTGGCTCTGGCATGAAGAACACTGTTACCGATTTTCCTCCAGCTCATTTAATTGGGAAAGAAGTCAAGAGAACTGCTTGTCTTTGGATGCCCAGATGCTGAAAATTAATAGTACAGATGACCTG GAATTCATCAAGCAAGCCAGCGCCCATTCCAATTTCCCGTTCTGGACAGGGTTGTCTCAGAGGAAACCCAGCTACGCTTGGCTCTGGGAGGACGGTTCTCCTTTGATGTCCCATGT GTTTAGACTCCAGGGAGCTGTTTTCCAGAAGTATCCCTCAGGCACCTGTGCATATATACAAAGGGGAGCTGTTTTTGCCGACAACTGCATTTTGAATGCATTCAGTATATGTCAGAAGAAGGCGACTCTACTGAGAGCACAGTGA